One genomic region from Phragmites australis chromosome 1, lpPhrAust1.1, whole genome shotgun sequence encodes:
- the LOC133923363 gene encoding transcription factor WRKY45-2-like, with protein MQTQPRFAVSGSSSVSADEREAVVIRELARGHELTEQLRAEALSALRGQGQAEATAALILQEMSRAFTVCLSIMSSPDRAPPPEMPEPSAGRNRGDSIPRKEKLTSSPHFDGHQWRKYGQKRITNTNFPRCYYKCIYHRERNCPVTKQVQQRSNGDPPMYAVTYVNEHTCDTPAWEPEAVVYGATNPLLDLSSGLTRQPDARALLDERGIKEEHERQVLVSSLACVLGGQSPPGSSGGGDVALVQEPQGRTRDAPAVSVAGAPELPPLDADDGLDVMDYDVTGALCFGDSYGLPVHDLPF; from the exons ATGCAGACGCAGCCTCGCTTCGCCGTGAGCGGCAGCAGCTCGGTCTCCGCGGACGAGCGCGAGGCGGTGGTCATCAGGGAGCTGGCGCGCGGGCACGAGCTCACGGAGCAGCTGCGGGCGGAGGCCCTGAGCGCGCTGCGTGGGCAGGGGCAGGCCGAGGCCACCGCGGCACTAATCCTGCAGGAGATGTCCCGCGCCTTCACCGTCTGCCTCTCTATCATGAGCTCGCCCGACCGCGCCCCGCCGCCGGAAATGCCGGAGCCGAGCGCGGGCCGGAACAGAGGCGACAGCATCCCGAGAAA GGAGAAACTGACATCCTCGCCGCACTTCGACGGGCACCAGTGGAGGAAGTACGGCCAGAAAAGGATCACCAACACAAATTTCCctag GTGCTACTACAAATGCATCTACCACCGGGAGCGCAACTGCCCGGTCACCAAGCAGGTGCAGCAGCGCAGCAACGGCGACCCGCCGATGTACGCCGTCACCTACGTCAACGAGCACACGTGCGACACGCCGGCCTGGGAGCCAGAAGCGGTTGTGTACGGCGCGACGAACCCGCTGCTGGACTTGTCGTCCGGTCTGACGCGGCAGCCGGACGCCCGCGCCTTGCTGGACGAACGCGGCATCAAGGAGGAGCACGAGCGCCAGGTGCTCGTGTCGTCGCTCGCGTGCGTGCTGGGGGGCCAGTCTCCTCccggcagcagcggcggcggcgacgtcgcCCTCGTGCAGGAGCCGCAGGGGCGCACGCGCGACGCACCCGCTGTTTCGGTCGCTGGTGCACCTGAGCTGCCGCCGCTTGACGCTGACGACGGGCTCGATGTCATGGACTACGACGTGACGGGTGCGCTGTGTTTCGGCGATTCCTACGGGCTACCAGTCCACGATTTGCCGTTTTGA